A region of the Leptospira venezuelensis genome:
CTTTCAGAAACAAAACTTAAAAAAGTTTTTAATGAAGGGTTTTGATTTTCCTGAACGTAAAAAACGGAAACAGGTAAGTATAATTGTTTGATCGGAACAAATTTTGTATCAGCAGGCGCAAAATTCTGGGCACCTAAAATTGTTAAAGAAACTCCCCTACCAGTAGCAACCAAAATAGGACAACTTTCTCTTTCATTCTTTATATAAACCTTGGGCTTGATCCCACTTTGTTTAAAAAGAGAGGAGATCGTATCATAAAAACTTCCAGAGTCTTTTTTAGGATGTAATATAATCGTTTCGTCCTTTAATTCCTTAAACTCGATCTCTTCCCTTTTAGCAAGAGGATGTCTTTTAGGAACGAGAACACCGAGCACCTCGTCATGAACTGGATGTTTTTCCAAACGTGGATCAGGCACTTCTCCTTCTAAAAAGCAAATATCAAATTGAGCTGATTTTAAACCTTTGATAATTCTGTTTCGAGTCTCTTGCTGAAGCTGCAATTTAATCCGAGGAAAACGATCCTGAAATTCGTTGATAATCTGAGGTAAACTCGCCATAAAAGTAGTAGTAGAAAAACCTATGCTAAGACCTCCCGCTTTGAGTTTCCCGATCGAACGAACTTCTTTTTCGATTTTTTCCGCTTTAGCAATGATCTCCCTGCCTTCTTTTAATAGATGAACTCCCGCTCCGGTAAGCTTTACGTGCCTTGTAGTTCTCTCGAATAGTTTAGTAGAAAGTTCCTCTTCGAAAGAGGAGATCAATCTAGTCAAAGGAGGTTGGGATATTCCCAAAATTTCAGCGCTTTTCCTAAAATTCAATTCCTCTGCCACGACTATAAAAGATCTCAATTTAGATAAATCCATACAGTATTGATACCGAATTAGTATCAATTAATCAACTAAATTCGGAATAAAATCAAAAAATTCCGATTTTCTTTCAAATGTATTTACAACTTTAGGGATGGTAAAATTTCAATAATTAATATCATAAAAAATTCTCGAGGGGGATAACATGAGATTTGATTACGAAGTATTGATCATTGGCGGAGGCCCGGCAGGTCTCAGTGCGGCCTTAGCTTTGGGAAGAATGAGCAGAACTGCACTTGTATGCGACGATAATCGTCCAAGGAATGCGGCTTCTTCTCATCTAAATAATTTTCCGACCAGAGACGGGATCCACCCTGCCGAATGGAGAAAATTAGTCAGAAAGGATTTAGAAAAATATAATACGATCAACTTTTTTGAGGGAAGTGTTATATCAGTTGAAAATTCCGGATCAGGCTTTATTGCAAAATTATCGGCAGGCAAAACATTTAGTTTTAAAAAGGTTATTCTCGCATATGGAGTAGAAGATAAATATCTTTCGGTCCCAGGCTATAAAGAACTCTGGGGTAAATCCATTTTCCATTGCCCTTACTGCCATGGCTTTGAAGTGAAAGGTTCTAAGTTAGGACTAATCGGAAACGGAGATACGTTAGTCTATATGCTTCCCCTAATTTACGATCTGGCATCAGACTTAATTGTTTTTTCAAACGGAAAGGCAGAGCTTAAGGAAGAACAAAAAGAATTATTGAATAAGAAAAAAATCCGTTTAATAGAGAATAAGATCACCGGCTTTGCATATGAAGGAGATCAACTCAAATCAGTTAGTTTAGATAACGGAGAGAATATCGAAAGGACAGGTCTCTTTGCACTTCCGACTTTCCCGTTCAAATTAAAGTCCACAATCGGAGAGGAACTTGGCTGTGAAAAAGATCAGTTTGGCTTCTACAAAATCGGAGAAAGAGGAAAGACAAGTGTAGATGGAGTGTATGCTTGCGGAGACAACGCAAGTGGTGCTCATTCTGTTCTATTAGCTGCCGCTTCAGGTGGAATGGCAGGAGCAGGTATAGTTCACGAGTTGTTAAGCGAGAAATTTTTAGAATAACTCTGTAGGAATTCCAGCATGAATTTG
Encoded here:
- a CDS encoding NAD(P)/FAD-dependent oxidoreductase, which translates into the protein MRFDYEVLIIGGGPAGLSAALALGRMSRTALVCDDNRPRNAASSHLNNFPTRDGIHPAEWRKLVRKDLEKYNTINFFEGSVISVENSGSGFIAKLSAGKTFSFKKVILAYGVEDKYLSVPGYKELWGKSIFHCPYCHGFEVKGSKLGLIGNGDTLVYMLPLIYDLASDLIVFSNGKAELKEEQKELLNKKKIRLIENKITGFAYEGDQLKSVSLDNGENIERTGLFALPTFPFKLKSTIGEELGCEKDQFGFYKIGERGKTSVDGVYACGDNASGAHSVLLAAASGGMAGAGIVHELLSEKFLE
- a CDS encoding LysR family transcriptional regulator, whose product is MDLSKLRSFIVVAEELNFRKSAEILGISQPPLTRLISSFEEELSTKLFERTTRHVKLTGAGVHLLKEGREIIAKAEKIEKEVRSIGKLKAGGLSIGFSTTTFMASLPQIINEFQDRFPRIKLQLQQETRNRIIKGLKSAQFDICFLEGEVPDPRLEKHPVHDEVLGVLVPKRHPLAKREEIEFKELKDETIILHPKKDSGSFYDTISSLFKQSGIKPKVYIKNERESCPILVATGRGVSLTILGAQNFAPADTKFVPIKQLYLPVSVFYVQENQNPSLKTFLSFVSESSFIKNKHAECLMDVMRL